A genomic segment from Bradyrhizobium diazoefficiens USDA 110 encodes:
- a CDS encoding antibiotic biosynthesis monooxygenase: MNGSPDTAGQPVALVIQRRIADDGFAAFARWNGEVGEVLKTWPGFLSQEVVPPQPPAHVDWVTIVRFASPAAARAWLQSEVRAKLIAEIQRFFVGSEDVHILPDTGVQRDSAVSAVISFKVPAGLEDAFLTWQQRIQAAEAEFKGFLRHKIERPIPGLHDEWIVILSFDSDANLSAWLDSPLRQTLLREGARFNAGMNVKRASYGFNFWFPAGKTQAPEQGPALIWKSNLIVLLVLYPVVYLWGYFVSAPLIDSHGVPVWLSLFVGNLVSTQLLGWWLVPAAFRALDWWVTPKATLGRQIAGYALLGALYAASMGLYALLLAWHLGR; the protein is encoded by the coding sequence ATGAACGGATCACCCGATACGGCCGGCCAGCCGGTCGCCCTCGTCATCCAGCGCCGCATCGCCGACGACGGCTTTGCGGCGTTTGCGCGGTGGAACGGCGAGGTCGGCGAGGTGCTCAAGACCTGGCCCGGCTTTCTCAGCCAGGAGGTGGTGCCGCCGCAGCCGCCGGCGCATGTGGACTGGGTGACGATCGTGCGCTTCGCGAGTCCGGCGGCGGCGCGCGCCTGGCTTCAGAGCGAGGTGCGGGCGAAGCTGATTGCGGAGATACAACGCTTCTTCGTTGGCTCGGAGGACGTCCATATCCTGCCCGACACCGGAGTGCAGCGCGACAGCGCGGTCTCCGCCGTGATCTCCTTCAAGGTGCCGGCAGGATTGGAGGACGCTTTCCTCACCTGGCAGCAGCGCATCCAGGCCGCGGAAGCCGAGTTCAAAGGATTTTTGCGGCACAAGATCGAGCGGCCCATTCCGGGCCTGCACGACGAGTGGATCGTCATCCTGTCATTCGACAGCGATGCCAACCTCAGCGCATGGCTCGACTCGCCGTTGCGGCAGACCCTGCTTAGGGAGGGCGCGCGCTTCAACGCGGGCATGAACGTGAAGCGGGCGAGCTACGGCTTCAATTTCTGGTTCCCGGCCGGCAAGACGCAGGCTCCGGAGCAGGGGCCTGCGTTGATCTGGAAGAGCAACCTCATCGTGCTCCTGGTGCTCTATCCCGTGGTCTACCTCTGGGGCTATTTCGTCAGCGCGCCCTTGATCGACAGCCACGGCGTGCCGGTCTGGCTGTCGCTCTTCGTCGGCAATCTCGTGAGCACCCAGCTGCTCGGCTGGTGGCTGGTGCCGGCCGCCTTCAGGGCGTTGGACTGGTGGGTGACGCCGAAGGCGACGCTCGGTCGCCAGATCGCGGGCTACGCACTGCTTGGCGCGCTCTACGCCGCGTCGATGGGCCTGTACGCGCTGCTGCTCGCGTGGCATTTGGGGCGGTGA
- a CDS encoding multidrug effflux MFS transporter, whose protein sequence is MTALTSDAGRAKGGIVPILLCVVPFSQIPLDAYTPGLPQMVVDLSADPASMQNTVTAYMLGMSLALVPVGIASDTLGRRNVLLAGLSVLIAMSIACALATSASLLLALRFLQGVGGCTCLVVAYAVAADCFRGCELTAISGLLGAAWGLAPVLAPAAGGFIVELTSWRGVFVIIAIAAAIVAAIVVLLLPETLPGERRAPFDPRRTAGILRAALVRPGFLAFVLVFAAAASAQLAFGVVAPFFYQTGLGYSAAIYGLVALGLGGVNLAGELGCAHFARFMPARMLGFGAFALFLAGSAVLTVTGMTIGLDFASITIGGALVLGGCGVLCPMMYGMALGLFERDHGLIGGLISALCYLAVSGAMAIAAVLPEATQAPIGWLYLGLCTVAGTLLAISLPAARHATQT, encoded by the coding sequence ATGACTGCACTTACTTCGGACGCCGGTCGTGCGAAGGGCGGGATCGTGCCGATCCTGTTGTGCGTCGTGCCGTTCAGCCAGATTCCGCTCGATGCCTATACGCCCGGCCTGCCGCAGATGGTGGTGGATCTTTCCGCCGATCCGGCGTCGATGCAGAACACCGTCACCGCCTACATGCTCGGCATGAGCCTCGCACTGGTGCCGGTCGGCATCGCCTCCGATACGCTCGGTCGCCGCAACGTCCTGCTCGCGGGGCTGTCGGTGCTCATCGCGATGAGCATTGCCTGCGCGCTCGCCACCAGCGCATCGCTGCTGCTTGCGCTACGCTTCCTGCAAGGCGTCGGCGGCTGCACCTGCCTCGTCGTTGCCTATGCGGTCGCGGCCGATTGCTTTCGCGGCTGCGAGCTCACCGCAATCTCCGGCCTGCTTGGCGCGGCCTGGGGACTTGCACCGGTGCTTGCGCCCGCGGCCGGCGGCTTCATCGTCGAGCTGACGTCGTGGCGCGGAGTGTTCGTCATCATCGCCATTGCCGCGGCGATCGTCGCCGCGATCGTCGTGCTGTTGCTGCCCGAGACGTTGCCGGGGGAGCGGCGCGCGCCGTTCGATCCGCGCCGCACGGCCGGCATCCTTCGCGCCGCGCTTGTTCGTCCCGGCTTCCTGGCCTTCGTGCTGGTCTTTGCCGCGGCGGCGAGCGCGCAACTGGCGTTCGGCGTCGTCGCGCCCTTCTTCTACCAGACCGGCCTCGGCTATTCGGCGGCCATCTACGGCCTCGTCGCGCTCGGCCTTGGCGGCGTCAATCTCGCCGGCGAGCTCGGCTGCGCACATTTCGCGCGCTTCATGCCGGCCCGCATGCTGGGGTTTGGCGCTTTCGCGCTGTTTCTCGCAGGCTCCGCGGTCCTGACCGTAACAGGCATGACCATCGGTCTCGATTTCGCATCGATCACGATCGGCGGCGCGCTGGTGCTCGGCGGCTGCGGAGTCCTGTGCCCGATGATGTACGGCATGGCGCTCGGCCTGTTCGAGCGTGACCACGGCCTGATCGGCGGCCTCATCAGCGCACTCTGCTATCTCGCGGTGAGCGGCGCCATGGCGATCGCGGCGGTGCTGCCCGAAGCAACGCAGGCGCCGATCGGCTGGCTTTATCTCGGCCTCTGCACTGTTGCGGGCACGCTGCTCGCGATCTCGCTGCCCGCGGCGCGCCACGCCACACAGACTTAA
- a CDS encoding alpha/beta fold hydrolase, translated as MDRLLANGTVNAAQSGEGPPLFLFHSLLSDRASFDAIVPELQRSFRTIVPELPGFGRSRPVDGGLAAVADRMAEAVREGAGGAPAIVLGNGYGGFVALQMAIRHQEIASKLVLADSGAAFSEPGREAFRNMAKASREKGLEAITDVAMRRLFAPEFQAQHPELMQDRRAAFLRTDPGVFRAACDALASLDLRAELAAVKVPVLVLVGEHDEATPPPMSRELAAGLPRAELKVIPGCAHVPQLQSPRQFLGALQGFLF; from the coding sequence ATGGACAGGCTTCTTGCCAACGGGACCGTCAACGCCGCGCAATCGGGCGAGGGGCCGCCGCTGTTCCTCTTTCACTCGCTGTTGTCGGATCGCGCGAGCTTCGATGCGATCGTGCCTGAGCTTCAGAGGTCGTTTCGCACCATCGTGCCGGAGCTGCCGGGGTTCGGCCGTTCACGCCCGGTGGACGGCGGCCTTGCTGCGGTCGCGGACCGGATGGCCGAGGCCGTGCGCGAAGGCGCGGGCGGCGCGCCGGCGATCGTGCTCGGCAATGGTTACGGTGGGTTCGTCGCGTTGCAGATGGCGATCCGGCATCAAGAGATCGCCAGCAAGCTCGTTCTCGCCGACAGCGGCGCAGCGTTCTCGGAGCCCGGCCGCGAGGCGTTTCGCAACATGGCGAAGGCATCGCGCGAGAAGGGGTTGGAGGCCATCACCGACGTCGCGATGCGTCGCCTGTTTGCGCCCGAGTTCCAGGCGCAGCATCCGGAGTTGATGCAGGATCGTCGTGCCGCGTTTCTGCGGACGGATCCCGGCGTGTTCCGTGCCGCGTGCGATGCATTGGCGAGCCTCGATCTTCGAGCCGAGCTTGCCGCGGTGAAAGTTCCGGTCCTCGTTCTCGTGGGCGAGCACGACGAAGCGACGCCGCCGCCGATGTCGCGTGAATTGGCCGCCGGATTGCCACGCGCCGAGCTCAAGGTCATCCCGGGCTGCGCCCACGTGCCGCAGCTTCAATCGCCGCGACAGTTTCTCGGAGCTCTTCAAGGCTTCCTGTTTTGA
- the guaD gene encoding guanine deaminase: MTTVGIRGTFFDFVDDPWKHIGNEQAAARFHQDGLMVVTDGVIKAFGPYEKIAAAHPGVEITHIKDRIIVPGFIDGHIHLPQTRVLGAYGEQLLPWLQKSIYPEEIKYKDRNYAREGVKRFLDALLAAGTTTCQAFTSSSPVATEELFEEASRRNMRVIAGLTGIDRNAPAEFIDTPENFYRDSKRLIAQYHDKGRNLYAITPRFAFGASPELLKACQRLKHEHPDCWVNTHISENPAECSGVLVEHPDCQDYLGVYEKFDLVGPKFSGGHGVYLSNNEFRRMSKKGAAVVFCPCSNLFLGSGLFRLGRATDPEHRVKMSFGTDVGGGNRFSMISVLDDAYKVGMCNNTLLDGSIDPSRKDLAEAERNKLSPYRGFWSVTLGGAEGLYIDDKLGNFEPGKEADFVALDPNGGQLAQPWHQSLIADGAGPRTVDEAASMLFAVMMVGDDRCVDETWVMGKRLYKKS; encoded by the coding sequence ATGACCACCGTCGGTATTCGCGGCACGTTCTTCGATTTCGTCGACGATCCCTGGAAGCACATCGGCAACGAGCAGGCGGCTGCGCGCTTTCATCAGGACGGCCTCATGGTCGTCACCGACGGCGTCATCAAGGCGTTCGGTCCGTACGAGAAGATCGCCGCCGCGCATCCGGGCGTTGAGATCACCCATATCAAGGACCGCATCATCGTCCCGGGCTTCATCGACGGCCACATCCATCTGCCTCAGACCCGCGTGCTCGGTGCCTATGGCGAGCAGCTCTTGCCGTGGCTGCAGAAGTCGATCTATCCCGAGGAGATCAAGTACAAGGATCGCAACTACGCGCGCGAAGGCGTGAAGCGTTTTCTCGATGCACTGCTCGCCGCCGGCACCACCACCTGCCAGGCCTTCACCAGCTCCTCACCGGTCGCGACCGAAGAGCTGTTCGAGGAGGCAAGCAGGCGCAACATGCGCGTGATCGCGGGTCTCACCGGGATCGACCGCAACGCGCCGGCCGAATTCATCGATACGCCCGAGAATTTCTATCGCGACAGCAAGCGGCTGATCGCGCAGTATCACGACAAGGGCCGTAACCTCTACGCTATCACGCCGCGCTTCGCCTTCGGCGCCTCGCCCGAGCTGCTGAAGGCGTGTCAGCGCCTCAAGCACGAGCATCCGGACTGCTGGGTCAATACCCACATCTCCGAGAACCCGGCCGAATGCAGCGGCGTGCTGGTCGAGCACCCGGACTGCCAGGATTATCTCGGCGTCTACGAGAAGTTCGACCTGGTCGGCCCAAAGTTCTCCGGCGGCCACGGCGTCTATCTCTCGAACAACGAATTCCGCCGCATGTCCAAGAAAGGCGCGGCGGTAGTGTTCTGCCCGTGCTCGAACCTGTTCCTCGGCAGCGGCCTGTTCCGTCTCGGCCGCGCCACCGATCCGGAGCATCGCGTGAAGATGTCGTTCGGCACCGATGTCGGCGGCGGCAACCGCTTCTCGATGATCTCCGTGCTCGACGACGCTTACAAGGTCGGCATGTGCAACAACACGCTGCTCGACGGCAGCATCGATCCGTCGCGCAAGGACCTCGCGGAAGCCGAGCGCAACAAGCTCTCGCCCTATCGTGGCTTCTGGTCGGTCACGCTCGGCGGCGCCGAAGGCCTCTACATCGACGACAAGCTCGGCAATTTCGAGCCCGGCAAGGAGGCCGATTTCGTCGCGCTCGATCCGAACGGCGGACAACTGGCGCAACCCTGGCACCAGTCGCTGATTGCCGACGGTGCAGGTCCGCGCACGGTTGATGAGGCCGCGAGCATGCTGTTCGCCGTCATGATGGTCGGCGACGATCGCTGCGTCGACGAGACCTGGGTGATGGGCAAGCGCCTCTACAAGAAGAGCTGA
- the rnz gene encoding ribonuclease Z: MFALTFLGTSASVPSAERNHPALLVEAAGKRILIDCGEGTQRQLLRSGAGFRRLDRILLTHAHLDHVLGIPGLFSTLGLRQSSDVMTIHGGPGTLDIVIRMLAGLWGAGRAPIPVEFAALSEGQVIDAGGFTIDCFPVRHRDTDSFGFVFQSPARRHLLPDRLASLGVPDGPLRGELAQGRPVVIEDGRTIDPEDVLGPATGGRKLVVIGDTETTEGLSQYVADADMLVIEATFLDRDASIARDYGHLTAAEAAAFAAANNVGQLVLTHMSGRYEDEEILAEAARIFPNSRIAADFDHIVV; the protein is encoded by the coding sequence ATGTTCGCCCTGACATTTCTCGGGACCTCGGCCAGCGTTCCCTCGGCGGAACGCAACCATCCGGCCCTCCTGGTGGAGGCCGCGGGCAAGCGCATCCTGATCGATTGCGGCGAGGGCACGCAGCGCCAGTTGCTGCGCAGTGGCGCCGGCTTCCGGCGGCTCGACCGCATCCTGCTGACGCACGCTCATCTCGATCACGTGCTCGGCATCCCCGGTCTCTTCTCGACGCTGGGCTTGCGGCAATCCTCCGATGTGATGACCATTCATGGCGGCCCGGGCACACTCGACATCGTCATCCGGATGCTGGCGGGCCTGTGGGGCGCGGGCAGGGCGCCGATCCCCGTGGAGTTCGCAGCGCTGAGCGAAGGACAGGTCATCGATGCCGGCGGCTTCACCATCGACTGCTTTCCGGTCCGCCATCGCGACACCGACAGCTTTGGCTTCGTATTCCAAAGCCCCGCGCGCCGTCACCTTCTGCCCGATCGCCTCGCCTCGCTCGGTGTGCCCGACGGTCCCTTGCGCGGCGAATTGGCCCAAGGACGGCCGGTCGTGATCGAAGACGGCCGGACGATCGATCCGGAGGACGTTTTGGGGCCGGCGACCGGCGGCAGGAAGCTCGTCGTGATCGGCGACACCGAGACCACCGAGGGGCTGTCGCAATATGTCGCCGACGCCGACATGCTGGTGATCGAGGCGACGTTTCTCGATCGCGACGCGTCGATCGCGCGGGACTACGGCCACCTTACCGCAGCAGAAGCAGCCGCCTTTGCGGCCGCGAACAATGTCGGACAGCTCGTGCTGACCCATATGTCGGGACGCTACGAGGACGAAGAGATCCTGGCCGAGGCGGCAAGGATCTTCCCGAACAGCCGGATCGCCGCCGACTTCGATCACATCGTCGTCTAG